The Winogradskyella schleiferi genome has a window encoding:
- a CDS encoding DUF493 family protein codes for MDSSKKTEEFYEKLKSQLYDTALWPAEYLYKFIVLSEGSGIKDIENLFNDLGAVITTNESKNGKYTSVSINVRMKNPEAVIVKYKEVAENVEGVISL; via the coding sequence ATGGATAGTTCTAAAAAAACAGAAGAGTTTTACGAAAAACTAAAATCGCAATTATACGATACAGCTCTATGGCCTGCGGAATATTTATACAAATTCATTGTACTTTCCGAAGGTTCTGGCATCAAGGATATAGAAAATCTTTTTAATGACCTTGGCGCTGTAATTACCACAAACGAATCCAAAAATGGAAAATACACGAGTGTTTCCATAAACGTTAGGATGAAAAACCCTGAGGCCGTGATCGTTAAATATAAGGAGGTCGCTGAAAATGTTGAAGGGGTAATTTCTTTATAA
- a CDS encoding HU family DNA-binding protein, producing MNKTDLINGMAENAGITKAAAKKALDSLLVDIEGALQKGNRVSLVGFGSWSVSRRAARDGRNPQTGKTIKIKAKNVVKFKAGSDLSSAVN from the coding sequence ATGAACAAAACAGATTTAATCAACGGAATGGCAGAGAATGCTGGAATCACAAAAGCAGCTGCTAAAAAAGCATTAGACTCATTATTAGTTGACATCGAAGGGGCATTACAAAAAGGAAACAGAGTTTCTTTAGTAGGATTTGGTTCTTGGTCAGTTTCTAGAAGAGCTGCAAGAGATGGAAGAAACCCACAAACTGGAAAGACTATAAAAATCAAAGCTAAAAATGTAGTAAAATTTAAGGCAGGTTCTGACTTAAGTAGTGCTGTAAATTAA
- a CDS encoding RecQ family ATP-dependent DNA helicase — MHPIEVLERYWHHTSFRPLQEKIITAVLNQEDTFALLPTGGGKSVCFQIPALIQDGICIVISPLIALMKDQVNTLKEKGIKAIALTSGMSYKDLDTQLDNCIYGNYKFLYLSPERLQQNLVQERIQQMKVNLIAVDEAHCISQWGNDFRPAYKNIAVLRQMHPHVNCIALTATAKHNVVDDIIENLDFINPKIFKASFARPNIAYYVIHTDDKLFQLERLLKTHSGSSIIYVRNRRATTEINNFLNAKGFSSTFYHGGITNKEKQERLYQWTNGQIEIIVATTAFGMGIDKANVRTVIHYNLPESLESYYQEAGRAGRDGNLAHAIILKQHIDEDHLRGQFLSTLPSVAFVKTVYNKLSNYFQISYGEGENTLHHFDFKSFCTHYKLSASITYNALLLLDRNAIITLTQHFNFRTKIQFVTTNAVLFRYLETHLDLNILVKILLRTYGGIFDYETKVNLSLIIKKANLSEKQVIEQLQRLEKDEVISLQLANTDSEITFLKPREDDITINPIAKTIEQQHTLKHQQIESVLQYIQNDSVCRSQQLLHYFGEKSNKTCGRCSVCLAQASNINKASTKTISNEIIKYLESGPLSSRQLLPKINCSEKLLLKSLSELIELKKIKLTTANTYTLI, encoded by the coding sequence ATGCATCCTATAGAAGTTTTAGAACGGTATTGGCATCACACGTCATTTAGACCGTTGCAAGAAAAGATTATCACTGCGGTTCTAAACCAAGAGGATACCTTTGCGCTGCTTCCAACTGGAGGTGGAAAATCGGTTTGTTTTCAGATTCCTGCGTTAATACAAGATGGGATTTGTATTGTCATTTCGCCATTGATTGCCTTGATGAAAGACCAAGTGAATACTTTAAAAGAAAAAGGCATTAAAGCCATTGCCTTAACTTCTGGTATGTCTTACAAGGACTTAGATACACAATTAGACAATTGCATTTACGGCAACTATAAATTTCTATACCTCTCGCCAGAACGCTTGCAACAAAATTTGGTACAAGAGCGGATTCAACAAATGAAAGTGAATTTAATTGCGGTCGATGAAGCGCATTGTATAAGTCAATGGGGAAATGATTTTAGACCTGCGTATAAAAACATTGCAGTTTTAAGACAGATGCATCCTCATGTGAATTGTATTGCCTTAACAGCTACGGCAAAACATAATGTCGTTGATGATATCATTGAAAATCTTGATTTTATCAATCCTAAAATATTCAAAGCCTCTTTTGCTAGACCAAACATCGCATACTATGTTATTCATACTGATGATAAATTATTTCAGCTCGAACGTCTGCTGAAAACCCATTCCGGTTCGTCTATTATATATGTTAGAAACAGAAGGGCAACGACAGAGATTAACAATTTTTTGAATGCCAAAGGTTTTTCATCCACGTTCTATCATGGTGGTATTACTAATAAAGAAAAGCAAGAACGTTTGTACCAGTGGACTAATGGACAGATAGAGATTATAGTGGCCACCACGGCCTTTGGGATGGGAATTGATAAAGCCAATGTAAGAACCGTTATCCATTATAATTTACCCGAAAGTTTAGAAAGTTATTATCAGGAAGCTGGAAGAGCTGGTCGTGATGGAAACTTGGCTCACGCGATAATTCTCAAACAACATATAGACGAAGATCATCTGCGAGGTCAATTTTTAAGCACCTTGCCTTCTGTAGCTTTTGTGAAAACAGTTTATAACAAGCTGAGCAATTATTTTCAAATTTCTTATGGAGAAGGCGAAAACACCTTGCATCATTTCGATTTTAAATCCTTCTGCACTCACTATAAATTAAGTGCGAGCATAACCTACAATGCCTTATTATTGTTAGACCGAAATGCGATTATTACTTTGACACAGCATTTTAATTTCAGGACTAAGATTCAATTTGTAACGACTAATGCGGTTTTATTTCGGTATTTAGAAACACATCTGGATCTGAACATTTTAGTAAAAATATTACTTAGAACTTATGGAGGCATTTTTGATTATGAAACCAAAGTAAACCTTAGTTTGATTATTAAAAAAGCCAATCTTTCAGAGAAACAAGTGATTGAGCAATTGCAACGTTTAGAAAAAGATGAAGTGATCAGTCTTCAATTGGCAAATACCGATTCTGAAATCACCTTTTTAAAACCTCGTGAAGATGATATTACTATTAATCCCATCGCCAAAACTATAGAACAACAGCACACTTTAAAACATCAACAAATTGAATCTGTGTTGCAGTATATCCAAAATGATTCGGTTTGCAGAAGCCAACAACTTCTGCACTATTTTGGAGAAAAATCCAACAAAACCTGTGGTAGATGTTCCGTTTGTTTAGCGCAAGCTTCAAACATTAATAAGGCTTCAACCAAAACTATTTCAAATGAAATTATAAAATATTTAGAATCTGGTCCGTTATCTTCGCGACAACTATTACCGAAGATTAATTGTTCGGAGAAGTTACTTTTAAAAAGCCTTTCAGAATTAATAGAACTAAAAAAAATTAAATTAACCACAGCTAATACTTACACCTTAATATGA
- a CDS encoding DUF4290 domain-containing protein: MIDNLEYNTEREHLIIPEYGRHLQKMINYAKTRETKEERNKVAKAVISVMGNLQPHLRDVPDFQHKLWDQLFIMSNFEIDVDAPYGEPSKEEIQARPEPLKYPQNHPKYRFYGNNIKTMIDVAVSWEDGELKEALTYTIANHMKKCFLNWNKDTVEDDVIYNHLYELSDGKINLKNTDEDLTDATSLMRTKSKYGGKSNSNKKSSNSNKKKYSNNRKRY, from the coding sequence TTGATTGACAATTTAGAATACAACACAGAGCGCGAGCATTTAATTATACCAGAATATGGACGTCATTTGCAAAAAATGATTAATTATGCTAAGACTCGCGAAACGAAAGAAGAACGCAATAAAGTAGCCAAAGCTGTTATTTCAGTAATGGGAAATCTACAACCACATCTAAGGGATGTGCCAGATTTTCAGCACAAACTATGGGATCAATTGTTCATTATGTCGAATTTTGAAATCGATGTGGACGCACCTTATGGCGAACCGTCGAAAGAAGAAATACAGGCACGACCAGAACCTTTGAAATATCCTCAAAACCATCCTAAATACCGTTTTTATGGGAATAATATAAAGACCATGATTGATGTGGCCGTAAGTTGGGAAGATGGAGAATTAAAAGAAGCCTTGACTTATACCATAGCCAACCATATGAAAAAGTGTTTTCTTAATTGGAACAAGGATACGGTTGAAGATGATGTAATATACAATCATCTCTATGAGCTTTCTGATGGAAAAATAAATTTGAAGAATACCGACGAAGATCTTACGGATGCTACAAGTTTAATGCGAACGAAGTCTAAGTATGGTGGTAAAAGCAATTCCAACAAAAAGAGTAGCAACTCTA
- a CDS encoding aminotransferase class IV — MINYNGTLLTETDSKLSIQNRGYKYGDALFETLKVVNGTIFFWEDHYFRLMSSMRILRMDIPMNFTMEFLESEILKTLDANKLLQASARVRLNVDRGEGGKYLPSDDANVQFNISVEPHLNPFYTIDTNGKCIVELYKDYLMAPGLLSGLKSNSKNIQVIGSIYAMENDFDNCLVLNTNKSVIEALNGNLFLVKGDTIKTPPLEDGCLKGVMRKQILELLSKDVNITIEEASISPFELQKADELFITNVIKGIVPITKYRKKEYGTDFAQSLVDKLNAKLRLL; from the coding sequence ATGATCAATTATAACGGAACACTTCTTACTGAAACAGATTCAAAACTCTCCATTCAAAATAGAGGATACAAATATGGCGACGCTCTTTTCGAAACCTTAAAAGTCGTCAATGGAACTATCTTTTTTTGGGAAGATCATTATTTTAGGTTGATGTCTTCCATGCGCATTCTTAGAATGGATATTCCCATGAATTTTACTATGGAATTCTTAGAGTCCGAAATTTTAAAAACTCTAGACGCCAACAAATTATTACAAGCTTCTGCTCGAGTAAGACTGAATGTCGATAGAGGTGAAGGTGGCAAATACTTACCTTCAGACGATGCTAATGTGCAATTTAATATCAGTGTAGAACCGCACCTCAATCCCTTTTATACCATTGATACCAATGGGAAGTGCATTGTAGAATTGTATAAGGATTATTTAATGGCGCCTGGATTATTATCTGGTTTAAAGTCCAATAGTAAAAATATACAAGTCATTGGTAGTATCTATGCCATGGAAAATGATTTTGACAATTGTTTGGTTTTAAACACCAACAAAAGTGTCATCGAAGCCTTAAACGGAAATTTATTCTTGGTAAAAGGTGATACTATAAAGACACCGCCTTTAGAAGATGGATGTCTCAAAGGGGTGATGCGTAAGCAAATTCTAGAATTATTATCGAAAGACGTTAACATCACTATAGAAGAAGCCTCCATCAGTCCATTTGAACTTCAAAAAGCTGATGAGTTGTTTATTACCAATGTTATAAAAGGGATTGTTCCAATCACTAAGTATCGTAAAAAAGAATATGGAACTGATTTTGCTCAGAGTCTTGTTGACAAGTTAAATGCAAAATTGAGACTACTATAG
- a CDS encoding YqgE/AlgH family protein: MNKPEKGNLLIAEPSIIGDISFNRAVILLADHNDLGSVGFILNKPLNYNLKDLIEDTESEFPVYNGGPVEQDNLYFIHKSPELIPNSIEISNGIFWGGDFTVVLNLINEEKISSEDIRFFLGYSGWDEQQLDSELKSNAWLVSENIYSKEIISKSCVTFWREKMLELGGDYSIWSNAPENPSYN, from the coding sequence ATGAACAAGCCCGAAAAAGGCAATTTATTAATTGCTGAACCATCCATTATCGGTGATATTTCATTTAATCGTGCCGTGATTCTTTTAGCAGATCATAACGATTTAGGTTCGGTTGGGTTTATTTTAAACAAGCCTTTAAATTACAATCTTAAAGATCTTATTGAAGATACAGAATCTGAGTTTCCTGTATATAATGGTGGTCCTGTAGAACAGGATAATCTTTATTTTATTCATAAATCTCCAGAATTGATTCCAAATAGCATAGAAATTTCCAATGGTATATTTTGGGGAGGCGATTTTACAGTAGTGCTTAATCTTATTAATGAAGAAAAAATTTCTAGTGAAGATATTCGTTTCTTTTTGGGTTATTCCGGTTGGGACGAACAGCAATTAGATAGTGAACTAAAATCTAATGCATGGTTGGTTTCAGAAAATATATATTCTAAAGAAATTATTTCTAAATCGTGTGTTACCTTTTGGCGCGAAAAAATGTTAGAACTTGGAGGCGATTATAGTATTTGGTCCAATGCTCCTGAGAATCCTAGTTATAATTAA
- the fmt gene encoding methionyl-tRNA formyltransferase translates to MTKKRDLRIVFMGTPDFAVATLKALIDHKYKVVGVITAPDRPAGRGQKLRASAVKEFALEHNLNVLQPTNLKAESFIEELKALHANLQIIVAFRMLPKVVWQMPEYGTFNLHASLLPQYRGAAPIHWAIINGETKTGVTTFFIDEKIDTGAIIQNQETDIGNSTTVGELHDELMAIGSDLVIKTVKQIENDSVTTTIQPPNDDLKTAYKLNRENCKIDWSQPIDTIYNKIRGLNPFPTAWCYLDNNEKKQVSVKIYGVEKIKEDHDYENGKLITSKDELKVACQGGYINIQEIQLPGKRKMDVKSLLNGFDFSESAKLL, encoded by the coding sequence ATGACGAAAAAACGTGACTTGCGCATTGTTTTTATGGGTACACCAGATTTTGCGGTTGCGACATTAAAAGCACTAATTGACCATAAATATAAAGTAGTTGGCGTCATCACAGCACCAGACAGACCAGCAGGAAGAGGGCAAAAACTGAGAGCTTCAGCCGTAAAAGAATTTGCTTTAGAACACAATTTGAACGTGCTGCAACCAACCAACTTAAAAGCCGAATCTTTTATTGAAGAACTAAAAGCATTACATGCCAATTTACAAATTATCGTGGCGTTTAGAATGTTACCAAAAGTAGTATGGCAAATGCCAGAATATGGCACATTTAATCTTCATGCGTCATTATTACCACAATATAGAGGTGCTGCACCAATCCATTGGGCAATTATCAATGGCGAAACTAAAACTGGCGTGACCACCTTTTTTATAGATGAAAAAATTGATACTGGAGCTATCATTCAAAACCAAGAAACTGATATAGGAAATTCTACAACCGTTGGCGAATTGCATGATGAGTTAATGGCTATAGGAAGCGATTTGGTTATTAAAACAGTTAAACAGATTGAAAACGATTCTGTAACAACTACAATTCAGCCACCAAACGACGACTTAAAGACAGCCTACAAGCTCAATCGTGAAAACTGTAAAATTGATTGGTCGCAACCTATAGATACCATATACAATAAAATTAGAGGCTTAAATCCGTTTCCAACGGCTTGGTGCTATTTAGATAATAATGAAAAAAAGCAGGTATCAGTAAAAATTTACGGTGTCGAAAAAATTAAAGAAGACCATGATTATGAAAATGGAAAATTAATCACTAGCAAAGATGAGTTAAAAGTCGCATGTCAAGGCGGTTATATAAATATCCAAGAAATTCAATTGCCTGGAAAACGCAAAATGGATGTAAAATCGCTTTTAAACGGCTTCGATTTTTCGGAATCTGCAAAACTGCTGTAA
- a CDS encoding START-like domain-containing protein yields MDDKEKYEMEFVIQASPALIYTYISTPSGLSEWFADNVNSRGELFTFIWDGSEEQAKLLSKKTGERIKFRWVSDDEDGSAYYFEIRIQVDEITKDVSLMITDFAEEDEIDEGKMLWTNQIGSLKQVLGSR; encoded by the coding sequence ATGGACGATAAAGAAAAATATGAAATGGAGTTTGTGATCCAAGCATCACCAGCACTAATATATACATACATATCTACGCCTTCAGGCTTATCAGAATGGTTTGCGGATAATGTTAACTCTCGTGGCGAACTATTCACTTTTATTTGGGATGGTTCAGAGGAGCAGGCCAAACTATTAAGCAAAAAGACTGGTGAACGTATTAAGTTCCGTTGGGTAAGCGATGATGAAGATGGCTCTGCCTATTATTTTGAAATTCGTATTCAAGTGGACGAAATCACAAAAGATGTGTCTTTGATGATTACGGATTTTGCAGAAGAAGATGAGATAGACGAAGGAAAAATGTTATGGACAAACCAAATAGGAAGTCTGAAACAAGTTTTAGGATCGCGATAG
- a CDS encoding tyrosine-type recombinase/integrase, which yields MLTINEFLTFEHDLEHDSEHDLAHKRDFSPPKIYTANGDISKRWYVYFSYRDPKTNRLKRQKNIYGNANTYKTKEDRLALLTRYRRRLLKLLQLGFNPYSDNTEIYKTKFLNGPSKKPSQKPTTYNEAQIKDQNIIPKANTKPNIKPNTDNSKSKNESTEEVGMSLSEAFSYSLKLKENQIGARSLKDYEYTTKALLKWIDKNCPNVKTINQLDKKVASNFLNSVLITTSSRTRNNYRLNISSLCQELENNDIIQSNPIKKIKPLRSVPKRNKSYTSAEHKKIFEYLKKEDPLLLLYIKFISYNFLRPVEVCRLQIKDINIEDQTLQFKAKNSPLKTKLIPQKIINELPDLTKLDPEFYLFTPIKIGGEWTTSENNKTNYFSKRYKTVVKEHFKLDKDQTLYSFRHTFISVLYHALLKDSSPFAAKSKLMEITGHTTMSALEKYLRGIDAKLPEDYSDLL from the coding sequence ATGCTTACAATTAATGAATTTCTTACCTTTGAACACGATTTGGAACACGATTCAGAACACGATTTGGCACACAAAAGAGATTTTTCACCCCCAAAAATTTACACCGCAAATGGTGATATTTCTAAGCGTTGGTACGTTTATTTTTCATATAGGGATCCAAAGACAAATAGGCTTAAACGTCAAAAAAACATCTATGGCAATGCGAACACATATAAAACTAAGGAAGATCGTTTAGCCCTATTAACACGTTATCGCAGAAGACTATTAAAATTACTTCAATTAGGTTTTAACCCTTACAGCGATAATACAGAGATTTATAAAACTAAATTTTTAAATGGTCCTTCAAAAAAACCGAGTCAAAAACCGACAACGTATAATGAGGCTCAAATTAAGGATCAAAATATAATTCCTAAAGCGAACACAAAACCGAACATAAAACCGAACACCGATAACTCGAAATCGAAAAATGAATCTACAGAAGAAGTTGGCATGTCTTTAAGTGAAGCTTTTAGCTATAGCTTAAAGTTAAAAGAGAATCAAATTGGTGCCAGGTCGCTAAAAGACTATGAGTACACCACAAAGGCATTATTAAAATGGATAGACAAAAACTGCCCAAATGTAAAGACGATTAACCAATTAGATAAAAAAGTAGCATCGAACTTTTTGAATTCTGTATTAATAACTACGAGTTCTCGCACCAGAAACAATTACAGACTTAATATAAGTAGTTTGTGTCAAGAGTTAGAGAACAACGATATTATTCAATCCAACCCTATTAAAAAAATAAAGCCATTACGTAGTGTACCAAAACGGAATAAATCTTATACCTCAGCGGAACATAAAAAGATTTTCGAATACTTAAAGAAAGAAGATCCATTACTTTTACTTTATATAAAATTCATTAGTTATAATTTTTTAAGACCTGTTGAAGTATGCCGTTTACAAATAAAGGATATTAATATTGAAGATCAAACCTTGCAATTTAAGGCAAAAAACAGTCCCTTGAAAACAAAATTGATTCCTCAAAAAATAATTAATGAATTACCCGATCTCACTAAATTAGATCCTGAGTTCTATTTGTTTACACCAATTAAAATTGGAGGCGAATGGACTACTAGTGAAAACAACAAGACTAATTATTTTTCTAAACGCTACAAAACTGTTGTTAAAGAACACTTTAAATTAGATAAAGATCAAACACTTTACAGCTTTAGGCATACATTCATATCCGTATTGTACCATGCGTTACTAAAAGACTCCTCACCATTTGCTGCCAAAAGTAAACTTATGGAAATCACTGGCCATACTACAATGAGTGCGTTAGAAAAGTATCTAAGAGGCATAGATGCCAAATTACCAGAAGATTATTCTGATTTATTATAA
- a CDS encoding AAA family ATPase yields MNSKKVVIAGGPGTGKTTIINELKKRGFICYDEISRQITLQARKDGIEQLFLTEPLLFSEKLLDGRTQQFKAAEQESESVVFLDRGIPDVLAYMDYIGDTYPDHFVEACNTHNYDNIFILAPWQDIFTSDSERYENFEEAIEIHQHLLNTYKRFGYNLVDVPFGSVEIRADFILESLNLQ; encoded by the coding sequence TTGAATTCAAAAAAAGTCGTCATCGCAGGTGGTCCAGGTACTGGAAAAACCACTATTATCAATGAGTTGAAAAAACGTGGTTTTATTTGTTATGATGAAATCTCTCGGCAAATTACACTACAAGCTAGAAAAGATGGCATTGAGCAACTTTTTTTAACCGAACCTTTATTATTTAGTGAAAAACTGTTGGATGGCAGAACGCAACAATTTAAAGCAGCTGAACAGGAGTCCGAATCGGTTGTTTTTTTAGACCGAGGCATTCCCGATGTTTTAGCCTATATGGATTATATTGGCGATACCTACCCAGACCATTTTGTTGAAGCCTGCAACACACATAACTATGATAACATCTTCATTTTAGCACCTTGGCAAGACATTTTTACAAGTGATAGTGAACGTTATGAAAATTTTGAAGAAGCTATTGAAATTCATCAGCATTTATTGAACACTTATAAGCGATTTGGTTATAATTTAGTTGATGTTCCTTTCGGTAGTGTAGAAATTAGGGCAGATTTTATTCTAGAGTCCTTAAATTTGCAGTAA